A stretch of Paenibacillus peoriae DNA encodes these proteins:
- the jag gene encoding RNA-binding cell elongation regulator Jag/EloR, producing the protein MTKVVTSGKTVEDAVRQGLSQLGVSRERVTVSVLEQPSKGFLGWLGVKKAKVELALLSEPSPETTHAAEFHVSAQAPSSVGQALSEETGPVAQEAQMNTEAPSGHVDPYEEAVRFIRETATGMGLDVKVDVRHRKDESTLDISGPSLGMLIGRRGQTLDALQYLTNIVANRHSDKFIRIVLDAEQFRARRQKTLEDLADRLANQAIRYGKEVVLEPMPSQERKLIHAKLQQHALVRTYSKGDEPNRRVVIAKK; encoded by the coding sequence ATGACCAAAGTCGTGACATCAGGAAAAACCGTTGAAGATGCTGTAAGACAAGGACTCTCCCAACTGGGAGTAAGCCGTGAACGGGTAACCGTAAGCGTGTTGGAACAGCCGTCAAAAGGATTCCTGGGGTGGCTCGGGGTCAAGAAGGCGAAGGTGGAGCTTGCGTTGCTCTCTGAGCCGTCTCCTGAAACCACACACGCGGCTGAATTTCATGTATCGGCTCAAGCACCTTCTAGCGTGGGACAGGCTTTATCAGAAGAAACTGGGCCTGTTGCACAGGAAGCACAGATGAACACAGAAGCACCTTCGGGACATGTAGATCCTTATGAAGAGGCGGTGCGTTTCATCCGTGAAACAGCAACAGGAATGGGATTGGACGTTAAAGTTGATGTCCGCCACCGCAAGGATGAAAGTACACTGGATATCTCCGGTCCGTCGCTCGGTATGTTGATCGGCCGCAGAGGACAGACATTGGATGCATTGCAGTACCTGACGAATATCGTTGCCAACCGTCATTCTGACAAATTCATCCGAATTGTGCTGGATGCCGAGCAATTTCGTGCACGTCGGCAAAAAACGCTGGAGGATTTGGCAGATCGGTTGGCGAACCAGGCTATTCGTTATGGCAAGGAAGTGGTGCTGGAGCCAATGCCGTCACAGGAGCGGAAGCTGATTCACGCCAAGCTCCAACAGCATGCGCTGGTTAGAACATACAGCAAGGGGGACGAGCCCAATCGGCGCGTCGTCATTGCTAAAAAATAA